Below is a genomic region from Campylobacter concisus.
GCGCTGTGAAAAGACTAAACCGCCCGTTAAATTTAAATTTTTCATCATATTTTCTGGATATACGACTAAATTTGCTATCAAATTTTTGATACGAACCAGCATAAAATCAGCTGTGATAAACATATCTGGTAGGATAAATCTCTCAACCGAGCTATGGCTGATGTCGCGCTCGTGCCAAAGGGCGACATTTTCTAGCGCTGGTGTGACGTATGAGCGCAGCACCCTGCAAAGGCCGGTGATGTTTTCGCTAAGGACTGGATTGCGTTTGTGTGGCATAGCGCTTGAGCCCTTTTGTCCTGGGCTAAAATACTCCTCAACCTCATAAACCTCAGTCCTTTGGTAATGTCTAATGGCGACTGCGATCTTTTCGCAAGTAGAGGCTAGAACTGCGATGGCGCTCACCACATGTGCGTAGCGGTCACGCTGGATCACTTGATTTGACGCTGGGGCAGCTTTAAGACCTAGCTCCTCGCACGTTAGCTCTTCAAATTCCATCGGAGCATGAGCTAAATTTCCCATAGCACCTGAGAGCTTGCCGTAACTGATCGTATCTTTTGCATCTTTGATGAGCTTTAGCGCCCTTGCAATCTCATCGTACCAGATGGCAAGCACAAGGCCAAAGGTTATCGGCTCGCCGTGGATGCCGTGGCTTCTGCCGACCATAAGCGTGTGCTTGTGCTCGTTTGCCCTATCTTTGACCGCCTGCATAAACTCCTCTACGTCGCTAATGATGAGCTCTAGACTCTCTTTCATCTGAAGTGCGACAGCTGTGTCGATGCAGTCGCTTGAGGTCATGCCATAATGCACGAATCTGCTCTCATCGCCAAGGCTCTCGCTGACGCTTGTTAAAAATGCTATCACGTCGTGCTTTGTTGTCTTTTCTATCTCGTCAATGCGAGCCACTTCAAATTTAGCATTTTTGCAAATTTTCTCGCAGTCGCTGTCGCTTATGAAGCCAAGCTTATTCCAAGCTTTAACGGCAGCTTTTTCTACCTTGAGCCAAGCATCGTATTTTGCTTGCATACTCCACTTATCAGCCATCTCTTTGCGTGAGTATCTTTCGACCATTGTTGAACCTTTTTGTATTAGTTTTTCTTTATCATAAAAGTAAATTTTAGCCTTGAAAGCCAAAAATCACATCGTATAATTTTATAAAATTTAAGTTTGGATTATATAAAATCCGTGCTGAAATGTCGGTTATATACTTATAAATTTGTGCTTAAGATAGCTCACTCATTTTTAAAAGGATTACCTTGCCATACGTAAATAAATTTATTGCCACTGCAAACAAACAAAAAGCGTATGAAATTTTAATGAAAACTGGCTTTAGTATGAGAGAGGCGCAACGACTAATAGATAAAGGTAGGCTGATATGTGGCGGCAGTGTCGTGAGTGAGAAAAATGCCATTTTGAGTGGCGATATTTTTTTGATCGACTATGAGGCTGAGCCAAAGGGACTTAAGCCGATCTTTGAGTGTGAGAGCTTTGCCGTATTTGATAAGCCAAGTGGAGTGCTAAGCCACCCAAATGGCAGACACTGTGAGTACTCACTAAATGATGAAATTTACACGCTTTTTGGACGAGATGCGAGCGTGGCTCATAGGCTGGACTTTGAGACGAGTGGCGTGATAGTCGTTGGAAAAGACAGAAATTCTACGATTAGACTAAAGAAAATTTTTGAAGACAGAGAGGTTTTTAAAAGCTACGTCGCGATGGTACAAGGCAAGATCGAACGAGAATTTACGATCGATGCCAAAATGGATCTAGCAAACAACTACGACGATGTGAAAATGCGAATGCAAATTTGTGAGAACGGTAAGAGTGCTGTGACTAAAATTTTGCCGATTAGATATTTTGACGATATCGATGCAACTTTGGTTCAGGCTATCCCACTC
It encodes:
- the purB gene encoding adenylosuccinate lyase, producing the protein MVERYSRKEMADKWSMQAKYDAWLKVEKAAVKAWNKLGFISDSDCEKICKNAKFEVARIDEIEKTTKHDVIAFLTSVSESLGDESRFVHYGMTSSDCIDTAVALQMKESLELIISDVEEFMQAVKDRANEHKHTLMVGRSHGIHGEPITFGLVLAIWYDEIARALKLIKDAKDTISYGKLSGAMGNLAHAPMEFEELTCEELGLKAAPASNQVIQRDRYAHVVSAIAVLASTCEKIAVAIRHYQRTEVYEVEEYFSPGQKGSSAMPHKRNPVLSENITGLCRVLRSYVTPALENVALWHERDISHSSVERFILPDMFITADFMLVRIKNLIANLVVYPENMMKNLNLTGGLVFSQRVLLQLPQRGISREDAYKIVQRNAMKVWADLQEGKKAIDEQGHSLFLQNLLNDEDLTKSLSKDEIKECFDYNYYTKNVDKIFARVFGK
- a CDS encoding pseudouridine synthase family protein; the protein is MPYVNKFIATANKQKAYEILMKTGFSMREAQRLIDKGRLICGGSVVSEKNAILSGDIFLIDYEAEPKGLKPIFECESFAVFDKPSGVLSHPNGRHCEYSLNDEIYTLFGRDASVAHRLDFETSGVIVVGKDRNSTIRLKKIFEDREVFKSYVAMVQGKIEREFTIDAKMDLANNYDDVKMRMQICENGKSAVTKILPIRYFDDIDATLVQAIPLTGRQHQIRLHLFHVKHKILGEPLYGLSRPQIEKILDKEMSERERINLTGAKRLLLHSDEISFKFDEIFYNIKSKFDAESEFYRFAKESLL